The genomic segment TGTCCAGCTGGCGCGTCGCCTTCTGCAGCAGGGTCAGCGTCTGGCCGGCTTCGATCTTCTGGCCGGCCACCGCCGCCTCGCCGTCGACCTTGACCAGGCCCTTCAGGATCAGCGCATCCGCTTCGCGGCGCGAGCACACGCCTTCCTCGGCAAGCCATTTATTGATGCGCAGCGGTTCGGCGCCTTCATATGTCTTGGTCCAGGCCATGATGTGTCGGTTTCCTGCCGCTTCCTGTGCCCCTCTTATCGGCCCGCCAACCGCCCCGCAACCGACGCGCTCACTGTTGGATAAGCCCCGCCTCAGGCAATCACGAACACCCTATATACACCGTATATGGACCATCTATACGGTCAGCCCGGCCCGGACAGACCCGCTGTCACATTTCCCCCATCGACAGACAGGCAGGTTTCTCCGATAAGCCCGCCTCCATGAAAACCGCCTCCGCCCCCTGGCTCGCTTTTGCACTCCTGCTGCTCGGCACGACCCTCGGCCTTGCCGGGACAGACCTTGTGCTGCCTGCCGTGCCCGGCCTGCCGGATGAGCTGGGCGGCAGCGCGGCCACGGCCCAGCTGGTGCTGGCCGCCTTTGTGGCAGGCGGCTGTATCGGTCTCATCCTGTTCGGAGAACTTGGCGCACGGGTTGACCAGCGCCGCCTTCTTGTCGGCAGCCTGATCGCCTACGCCCTTGTCTCGCTCGCCTGCGCGCTGGCGCCGTCCCTGCCCGCGCTTGTCGGCCTGCGCTTCCTGCACGGGCTGAGCGGTGCGGCCGCCGCCGTATTCGCGCCGGGCATGATCCGCGCCATGTTCAGCGAGGCGGGCGCCGTGCGCGCCCTCGGCCTGATGGGCAGCGTCGAGTCGCTGGTGCCAGCGCTGGCCCCGGTCGCAGGCGTCTGGCTGCTGGCAGGGTTCGGCTGGACCAGTTCATTCTATGTTATCGCCGTACTCAGCCTGATCGTGGCGGCACTCGTCCGCACGCTCGGCAGGAGCCTGCCGGTTCCACCGCCGACGCGCAGCCAGGGCAGCTATATCCGCCTACTGAAGAACCCGGCCTATATGCGGTATGCCCTCAGCCAGGCCTGCACGCTGGGCGGGCTGCTGATCTTCGTCTTCGGCGCCCCGGCCATGATGACCAGGGCACTGGGGCTCAGCCTCAATGCCTTCATTCTCATGCAGGTCACCGGCATCGCCTTCTTCATCCTGGCCTCGAACCTCGCCGGGCGCCTGGCAGACATGTTCGGCGCCGAGCGGATGATCCTCGCCGGGTCGGCCATATCGGCGCTCGGCCTGATCGGACTGTCCATCTACGGCAACGCAGGCAGAACCGACCCGCTGGTGATCACCGCCCTGTTCGTGCCGGTAAACCTCGGCCTTGGCCTGCGCGGCCCGCCGGGCTTCTTCCACGCCATCCTCGCCGCGGAAGGGGACGATGCCCGCGGCGCGGCGCTCGTGATCCTGTTCATCCTGTCAATGACGGCAACCGGCACAGCCATTGCCGCCCCTCTGGTGACCGCCGGCCTTTCCCCGCTGGCAGGGGTCGCGGCGTCATTCTCCTGCGTTTCGGTTATGCTGCTGGTGTTGTTGCGGCCGCTGAAAGCCCGGTAAACCCGGGAGATTTTCAGCAATCTGAACATTTCTTTCCGGATAAACGCAGACTTTCCCTTGTAAAGTGCCTGAAACCCCTTAGATGAGTGTTTCGACTTTTCGCCGGACAATCAGGCATCGAATGTCAGGGCTTGCCCTGCCACTTTATCAGAGACCTCCCAAACAAAACTCGAACTTCCGCGAGCCCGCATGTTGCAGGCCCGCACTATATACAGGAGTGTCCCATGACCAGTGGCACCGTAAAATTCTACAACGACCAAAAAGGCTTCGGCTTTATCGCTCCGGACGATGGCGGCACTGATGTGTTCGTCCACGCAACCGCGCTTGAGCGCGCCGGCATGCGCATGCTGAACGAAGGCCAGAAGGTTTCCTACACCACGGCCGTCGACAAGCGTAACGGCAAAACTGCCGTCGACACGATCGAAGCCGAATAGTCCTTCCGGACTATCAGGTTAAGAAAGGCCGCATCCTCCGGGAGGCGGCCTTTTTTTTCATTAGGGCTGCCTATTCCGCATCTTCCTCAGCCGGTTCCATGACCAGCGAGACCGATCCGACGCGGAAGCCGAACCAACCGACGGTCGCCGTATTCAGCACGTTGCCGCTGCCGTCATTGGCCAGCACATCCCGGAAGCGTACCTTGCGGCCCTTGCCGTTTTCCGACGGCAGGACGACGTCATATTCCAGGCGGAAGGCGCGCCCGTCCTGATAGCCGCGCGCGGTGCCGACGACGTCTTCGCGGGTGCCGGTGTATTCGCCCGGCGCGACGCGTTGGAGCTTCCAGGTTTTCTTGTCCTTTTCGCCATCGTCATAGACGAAGTCCTCGACCAGGGTGAACGTCTGGCCGTCCCATGTCCCGGTCAGCTGGGCAGTGAAGGTGCGATGCACGCCGGTGATCGACTTGAACTCTCCGCGCGCCACATGGGCGCCGGCAAGGTCGCGTTCGATGACAAAGGCGTCGCCTGCGGCATCGTCCGGCACGGGCGGCCGGGTGGCGCAGGCGGTGACAAGAGCGAGGGCGGCGAGGGCTGGAAGTTGTTTTTTCATGCCCCTGTTACGGCGCATGCCGGCAATCGGATGACTGCGCGCGGCGCGCCCGGGCCAGCAGAGCGGCGAAAGCCCGGTCAGATCCCGAACAGGGCTTCGCTGCCTTCCAGGAAGGTCTGGCCACCTTCGGTGATGCCGGGCACGCGACCCGGCGCTTCGGCGAGCGCGGTTTCCGCAAAGAAGCCTGCAAGGGCGAGGTTGCGGGCGCGGGTGGCCGTATCGCTGGAGCGGGCAGCCGTTGCAGCGCGCGTCAGGAAGTGGCCGCCGATCACATCGCCTGCCAGCGCAAGATAAGCCGTCGCCCCGGCGAGCGCCTTGTCCTGATCGCGGTCTTTCATGGCCGTCAGCATCCAGTCCGTCGCTTCGCGCAGCGCATCGGCGCCGGCGCGCAGGCGGTCTGCGATCTGGACGAGTTGAGGCTCGTTCGTGGCGCGGGCTTCGCGGATGGTGGCGTCGATGTCACCGAGGATCAGGCGCATGGACTCGCCATTCGTGCCGGAAAGTTTGCGGCCGACAAGGTCGATGGCCTGAATGCCGTTCGTGCCTTCATAGATCGGCGCGATGCGGGAGTCGCGATAAAGCTGGGCCGCCAGCGTTTCGTTCATGAACCCCATACCGCCATGGATCTGCAGGCCGAGGCTCGCAACATCGACGCCCATGTCGGTCGACCAGGCCTTGGCAATCGGCGTCAGCAGGTCTTCGCGCAGCTTGGCCGCGTGGCGCGCCTGCTCGTCCGTCGCCGCGTCGCCAAGGTCTGCCGCGACACCGCAGGCATAGCAGATGGCCCGGGCTGCCGCGACGCGGGCGCGCATGGTCGTCAGGGTACGGCGCACATCGGCATGGTGAAGGATCGGGGCGGGGCCGTCCACACCCTGCACTTTGCCCTGCTTGCGCTCCTGCGCATAGGTGAACGCGGTCTGATACGCCGCCTCGCCCACGGCGACGCCCTCAAGGCCGACATTCAGGCGCGCCGAGTTCATCATCGTGAACATGCAAGCCAGGCCCTTGTTTGCCTCACCGATCAGCCAGCCTGTGGCGCCGTCATACTCCATCACGCAGGTGGGGGAGGCGTGGATGCCGATCTTCTTCTCAAGACCGATACATTTCAGGCTGTTGCGCGCGCCGAGACTGCCATCCTCATTGACGAGGAATTTCGGCACCAGGAACAGCGATACGCCGCGCGACCCGGCCGGGGCATCCGGCAGGCGGGCGAGGACCAGGTGGATGATGTTCTCGGCGATGTCATGGTCGCCCCAGGTGATGAAGATCTTCTGGCCGGAAATCGCATAGGAGCCGTCTTCGTTCGGCACGGCCTTCGTCTTCAGCGCGCCGACGTCGGAGCCGGCCTGCGGCTCGGTCAGATTCATCGTGCCGGTCCAGTTCCCGGCGACGAGGTTCGGCAGATAGGTCTGCTTCTGTGCATCCGTGCCGTGTGCCAGCAGCGCCTCGATGGCGCCAAAGCTGAGCATGGGGCAGAGACCGAACGACATGTTCGCTGCGTGGATCATCTCCATGACCGCCAGCGCGAGCGCCTTCGGCAGGCCCTGGCCGCCCCATTCCTCCGGCGCCGACAGGCCCATCCAGCCGCCCTCACGGAACTGGGCATAGGCCTCGGCAAAGCCCGGCGCGGCCTTGACGCCGTCCTCGGTGAGCTGCGCCCCGGCCGCATCGCCGGACTGGTTGAGCGGCGCCAGCACGTCGCGCGCCAGCTTCCCGGCTTCTTCCAGAATCGGTGTGATCAGATCGGCATCATAAGCCTCGAAACCCGGCAGGCCTTCCAGCTTTGGCAGGCCGGCAACAGCCTGCAGCGTGAAAGCCATGTCGTGGATCGGGGCGTCATAGGCCATCAATTTGTCTCCGATAGTGCATAAGTGATATTGGGCGCAGGCTTTAGCGCACCTGTGGCGACTGTCCAGCGGCGCACTATACTGTGGGGCAACCTGAGCAACAAAAGGCACTAACACCCATGCGCACATTCCTCCTTTCCGTTTCTGCAATCGCCCTCGCCGCCTGTGGCGCCCCGGCAACCAGCGAAGCTACACCGGCCGCCCCGGAAACGGCTGTCGCTGAAACCACGGCAGGCCCTGCCGAAGCCCCGGCGCCGGAACTCGGCCCGGCCGGCCTCTATGATCTCGATCTCAGCCACGCCTCGCTGACCTGGAAGATCAGCCATTTCGGCCTGTCCAACTACACGGCCCGCTTCACCGGCATCTCCGGCACGCTGGACTTCGATCCGGAAGACCTGTCGGCCAGCCAGCTGGACATCACGGTCGACCCGGCCTCTGTCGAGACCGATTACCCGTTTGATTTCAAGGCCGGCCATCCGGACAGCCCGTTCGACACGTTCGACCAGGAAATCTCCGAGAGCGAGAGCTACTTCAATTCCTCGGCGTTCCCGGAAATCACGTTCAAGTCCACCGACGTCACCGCGACCGGCCCCAATACCGGCACGGTCACCGGCGACCTGACCTTCCGCGGTATCACCAAGCCGGTGACATTGGACGTGACCTATAACGGCACCGCCACCTTCCCGTGGGCACCGGATTCGCCGCGCCTCGGCTTCTCGGCGACCGGCTCGCTGAAGCGGTCCGATTTCGGCCTGGACATCATGGTGCCGAGCCTCAGCGATGAAGTGGACTTGCTGATCGAAGCAGAATTCGCGAAGCCTGCGGACGCCACCGAATCCGAATAAGGCCACACCCATGCATGCACCATCCTCAAACCGGTACACAGCCGTCGCGATTCTCCTGCACTGGACGATCGCGGCCCTGATCCTGTTCATGATCTGGCTGGGATGGAACATGGATGACAATGAAGCCCGCTTCCAGCTGCACAAATCGATCGGGATCGCGATCCTGTTCCTGAGTGTGGCGCGGGTGATGTGGCGGTGGCTGAACCCGCCGCCGCCACTGCCAGACGATATGGCCCCGTGGGAGAAACGCCTCTCCCATGGGGTCCATATCGGCTTCTACGCCCTGATGATCGGCCTGCCATTGCTGGGCTGGTTCCTGGTCTCCACATCCAAATTCCAGGTTTCGACCGTCCTGTTCGGCACGGTCAGCTGGCCCCACCTTCCGTTTACAGAAGGGCTGAGGGGCGGGACCCTGCACGAAATCGCGGAATTCCTGCACTCCAAGGGCGCCTGGGTGCTGATCGTTCTGCTGGGCCTGCATGTGGCAGGCGCCATCAAGCATGAAGTCGCCGCCGAGCAAGGCGTGTTCAAGCGGATGATCCCCGGCCTGTTCGGCAGAGCCCATGAGCCCCGTCCGGCGCGGGGCTATGTCACCGCATTCGGCGCCGCGCTGCTCCTTTTCGCGATTATCGCCGCCGTACCGCTGATGAAGTCTGCCCCGCCTGCACCGGCTGGCCCCGGCGTGACCGGCGCCGTTCCGGAAGAGACAAGCAATTGGAAGATCGATCCGGCGACGTCCGAAATCGCCTTCTCCGGCACCTATCAGAACAAACCCTTCTCCGGCACGTTCGCGCGCTGGGACGCGAATGTCCTGTTCGATCCGGAAGACCTCGCAGGCTCGGCTGTCCAGGTGGAAGTCTATCCCGCCACGGCGAGCACGGGCACCAAACTCTATGACGACACGCTGCAGGGTGGGGAATGGTTCGATACGAACACCTTCCCGGCGGCAAAGGTCAGCCTGCTCAATTTCGCGGCCTCGCCGGACGGCGGCTACACCGCGGAAGCCTCGCTGCTGATCAAGGATACGGCGGTGAATGTCCCCTTCGACTTCAGCCTCATCATCGACGGCGACAGTGCCACTTTCGAAGGCACGGCCACGCTATCGCGCAAGGCGCTGAACCTCGGCCAGCAATCGGACCCCGGCGCGGACTGGGTGGCCGATGAAGTCACGGTCACCGTCAAAGGCACCGCTGCCCGCAAGGAATAATGCGCCTGCGGCTTCCGGCCAGGCGGGACGGGTGGTAAGGCGCCCGTCATGACCGCCATCGTGCCCATCCAGCCAGGAACGCTCAGCCTCGCCGCCATGCATCTTCGCGGCGGCGGCCTCGTGGCAATGCCCACAGAGACCGTCTACGGCCTCGCCTGTAACGCCGCCAATCCGGATGCCGTGGTGCGCCTCTATGAGGCCAAGGGCCGCCCGCGCTTCAACCCGCTGATCGCGCATGTCGCCAATATGGAGATGGCGGAGCAGGAGGCTGTCTTCTCGGATTCTGCCCGCGAGATTGCCGCAAAGTTCTGGCCGGGGCCGCTGACCATGGTGCTGCCTGTCGCGCCCACAGGCACCGTCAGCGACATTGCCCGCGCAGGCCTCGATACGATTGCCCTGCGCATGCCGGCCCATCCGGGCGCCCGCGCGCTGATCGAGACGTTTGGCAAGCCGCTGGTCGCGCCGTCGGCCAATCGGTCCGGCCATGTCAGCCCGACAACCGCGCAGCACGTCAAAGAGGATCTGGACGGGAAGGTCGACCTGATCCTCGACGGCGGCCCGTGCGAGCGCGGCATCGAGTCGACCATTGTCAGCTTCGTGGGCGAGCGCCCTGTCCTGCTCCGCGCCGGCGCGCTGGAAACCTCCGCGCTGGAAGCCGCCCTCGGTGCGCCACTCATCGCCCGTGAGGAAGCCGACGGAATCTCCGCTCCCGGACAACTCAAAAGCCACTATGCCCCGAACGCCCGCGTCCGCCTGAATGCCGACGCGCCGGAGCCGGGCGAGGGGTGGCTCGCCTTCGGTGACACGCCCTCTTCTCATAATTGGTCCGGCCTGAACCTCTCCGAAGCCGGCGACCTGCGCGAAGCTGCAAAGAACCTCTTCGC from the uncultured Hyphomonas sp. genome contains:
- a CDS encoding MFS transporter → MKTASAPWLAFALLLLGTTLGLAGTDLVLPAVPGLPDELGGSAATAQLVLAAFVAGGCIGLILFGELGARVDQRRLLVGSLIAYALVSLACALAPSLPALVGLRFLHGLSGAAAAVFAPGMIRAMFSEAGAVRALGLMGSVESLVPALAPVAGVWLLAGFGWTSSFYVIAVLSLIVAALVRTLGRSLPVPPPTRSQGSYIRLLKNPAYMRYALSQACTLGGLLIFVFGAPAMMTRALGLSLNAFILMQVTGIAFFILASNLAGRLADMFGAERMILAGSAISALGLIGLSIYGNAGRTDPLVITALFVPVNLGLGLRGPPGFFHAILAAEGDDARGAALVILFILSMTATGTAIAAPLVTAGLSPLAGVAASFSCVSVMLLVLLRPLKAR
- a CDS encoding cold-shock protein, which produces MTSGTVKFYNDQKGFGFIAPDDGGTDVFVHATALERAGMRMLNEGQKVSYTTAVDKRNGKTAVDTIEAE
- a CDS encoding DUF3833 family protein, yielding MKKQLPALAALALVTACATRPPVPDDAAGDAFVIERDLAGAHVARGEFKSITGVHRTFTAQLTGTWDGQTFTLVEDFVYDDGEKDKKTWKLQRVAPGEYTGTREDVVGTARGYQDGRAFRLEYDVVLPSENGKGRKVRFRDVLANDGSGNVLNTATVGWFGFRVGSVSLVMEPAEEDAE
- a CDS encoding acyl-CoA dehydrogenase; translation: MAYDAPIHDMAFTLQAVAGLPKLEGLPGFEAYDADLITPILEEAGKLARDVLAPLNQSGDAAGAQLTEDGVKAAPGFAEAYAQFREGGWMGLSAPEEWGGQGLPKALALAVMEMIHAANMSFGLCPMLSFGAIEALLAHGTDAQKQTYLPNLVAGNWTGTMNLTEPQAGSDVGALKTKAVPNEDGSYAISGQKIFITWGDHDIAENIIHLVLARLPDAPAGSRGVSLFLVPKFLVNEDGSLGARNSLKCIGLEKKIGIHASPTCVMEYDGATGWLIGEANKGLACMFTMMNSARLNVGLEGVAVGEAAYQTAFTYAQERKQGKVQGVDGPAPILHHADVRRTLTTMRARVAAARAICYACGVAADLGDAATDEQARHAAKLREDLLTPIAKAWSTDMGVDVASLGLQIHGGMGFMNETLAAQLYRDSRIAPIYEGTNGIQAIDLVGRKLSGTNGESMRLILGDIDATIREARATNEPQLVQIADRLRAGADALREATDWMLTAMKDRDQDKALAGATAYLALAGDVIGGHFLTRAATAARSSDTATRARNLALAGFFAETALAEAPGRVPGITEGGQTFLEGSEALFGI
- a CDS encoding YceI family protein — its product is MRTFLLSVSAIALAACGAPATSEATPAAPETAVAETTAGPAEAPAPELGPAGLYDLDLSHASLTWKISHFGLSNYTARFTGISGTLDFDPEDLSASQLDITVDPASVETDYPFDFKAGHPDSPFDTFDQEISESESYFNSSAFPEITFKSTDVTATGPNTGTVTGDLTFRGITKPVTLDVTYNGTATFPWAPDSPRLGFSATGSLKRSDFGLDIMVPSLSDEVDLLIEAEFAKPADATESE
- a CDS encoding cytochrome b/b6 domain-containing protein; the protein is MHAPSSNRYTAVAILLHWTIAALILFMIWLGWNMDDNEARFQLHKSIGIAILFLSVARVMWRWLNPPPPLPDDMAPWEKRLSHGVHIGFYALMIGLPLLGWFLVSTSKFQVSTVLFGTVSWPHLPFTEGLRGGTLHEIAEFLHSKGAWVLIVLLGLHVAGAIKHEVAAEQGVFKRMIPGLFGRAHEPRPARGYVTAFGAALLLFAIIAAVPLMKSAPPAPAGPGVTGAVPEETSNWKIDPATSEIAFSGTYQNKPFSGTFARWDANVLFDPEDLAGSAVQVEVYPATASTGTKLYDDTLQGGEWFDTNTFPAAKVSLLNFAASPDGGYTAEASLLIKDTAVNVPFDFSLIIDGDSATFEGTATLSRKALNLGQQSDPGADWVADEVTVTVKGTAARKE
- a CDS encoding L-threonylcarbamoyladenylate synthase, which translates into the protein MTAIVPIQPGTLSLAAMHLRGGGLVAMPTETVYGLACNAANPDAVVRLYEAKGRPRFNPLIAHVANMEMAEQEAVFSDSAREIAAKFWPGPLTMVLPVAPTGTVSDIARAGLDTIALRMPAHPGARALIETFGKPLVAPSANRSGHVSPTTAQHVKEDLDGKVDLILDGGPCERGIESTIVSFVGERPVLLRAGALETSALEAALGAPLIAREEADGISAPGQLKSHYAPNARVRLNADAPEPGEGWLAFGDTPSSHNWSGLNLSEAGDLREAAKNLFAALRTLDTQYDRIAVARIPDEGLGEAINDRLARAAHRD